A region from the Symphalangus syndactylus isolate Jambi chromosome 2, NHGRI_mSymSyn1-v2.1_pri, whole genome shotgun sequence genome encodes:
- the KIF25 gene encoding kinesin-like protein KIF25 isoform X1: protein MKRTSGQLQREKQARPGSGAGIFTFSLRVYGPAESQSAVFGDVCSLLTSPVDGYDVCVMAYGQTGSGKSYTMLGPHSDDGHVLPLDPQNDLGIIPRVAEELFRLISENPSRIPKVEVSIVEIYNNDIFDLLAKDSIAAVSGVKREVMTAKDGWTEVVLLASEAVGSASKLMELVRGGLQLRAKHPTLVHADSSRSHLIITVTLTTAACSNSTVDQACSATLPRERTEAGRAGRAGRSRRASQGASAPQPVPGHPAGRAEQVQARLQLVDLAGSEYTGVSGVTGSALRETVCINHSLAALADVLGALSEHRGHVLTHLLQDCLGGDAKLLVILCISPSQRHLAQMLQGLGFGIPARQVQRGPA from the exons ATGAAACGGACCTCAGGTCAGCTTCAGCGTGAGAAGCAGGCCAGGCCTGGGTCTGGAGCTGG CATTTTCACTTTCTCTCTCAGGGTTTATGGTCCAGCAGAGTCTCAGAGCGCGGTCTTTGGAGATGTGTGCTCCCTACTCACGTCTCCCGTGGATGG GTACGATGTTTGCGTTATGGCGTATGGACAGACGGGCAGCGGAAAGAGCTATACCATGCTGGGACCCCATTCGGACGACGGCCACGTTCTGCCGCTTGACCCACAGAATGACTTAGGAATTATCCCTAGAGTGGCTGAGGAGCTTTTCAG GCTCATTTCGGAAAATCCCTCAAGAATCCCAAAGGTTGAAGTCTCCATAGTGGAAATTTACAATAATGACATTTTTGACCTTCTGGCCAAAGACAGCATTGCAGCCGTGTCAGGGGTCAAGCGTGAGGTGATGACAGCCAAGGATGGATGGACAGAGGTTGTGCTGCTGGCCTCTGA GGCTGTCGGCAGCGCCTCAAAACTGATGGAGCTCGTTCGTGGAGGTCTGCAGCTCAGGGCGAAGCACCCCACCCTGGTGCACGCGGATTCCTCCAGGTCTCACCTGATAATTACGGTGACTCTAACCACAGCTGCTTGCTCTAACAGCACTG TAGACCAAGCCTGCAGTGCCACCCTCCCCAGGGAGCGAACAGAGGCAGGAAGGGCAGGAAGGGCAGGAAGGAGCCGCAGAGCTTCTCAAGGGGCCTCGGCTCCACAGCCGGTTCCTGGGCACCCCGCAGGGCGTGCGGAGCAGGTGCAGGCCCGGCTGCAGCTCGTGGACTTGGCTGGCAGCGAGTACACTG GTGTGTCCGGGGTGACCGGGTCGGCCCTGAGGGAGACGGTGTGCATCAACCACAGCCTTGCGGCCCTGGCAGACGTCCTAGGGGCTTTGTCGGAGCATCGCGGCCATGTCCTCACCCACCTCCTTCAGGACTGCCTCG gaGGCGACGCGAAGTTACTGGTGATTCTCTGCATTTCTCCCAGCCAGAGGCACCTGGCGCAGATGTTGCAGGGCCTGGGTTTTGGGATCCCAGCTCGGCAAGTCCAGCGAGGCCCTGCCTGA
- the KIF25 gene encoding kinesin-like protein KIF25 isoform X2, translating into MKRTSGQLQREKQARPGSGAGIFTFSLRVYGPAESQSAVFGDVCSLLTSPVDGYDVCVMAYGQTGSGKSYTMLGPHSDDGHVLPLDPQNDLGIIPRVAEELFRLISENPSRIPKVEVSIVEIYNNDIFDLLAKDSIAAVSGVKREVMTAKDGWTEVVLLASEAVGSASKLMELVRGGLQLRAKHPTLVHADSSRSHLIITVTLTTAACSNSTVDQACSATLPRERTEAGRAGRAGRSRRASQGASAPQPVPGHPAGRAEQVQARLQLVDLAGSEYTGGDAKLLVILCISPSQRHLAQMLQGLGFGIPARQVQRGPA; encoded by the exons ATGAAACGGACCTCAGGTCAGCTTCAGCGTGAGAAGCAGGCCAGGCCTGGGTCTGGAGCTGG CATTTTCACTTTCTCTCTCAGGGTTTATGGTCCAGCAGAGTCTCAGAGCGCGGTCTTTGGAGATGTGTGCTCCCTACTCACGTCTCCCGTGGATGG GTACGATGTTTGCGTTATGGCGTATGGACAGACGGGCAGCGGAAAGAGCTATACCATGCTGGGACCCCATTCGGACGACGGCCACGTTCTGCCGCTTGACCCACAGAATGACTTAGGAATTATCCCTAGAGTGGCTGAGGAGCTTTTCAG GCTCATTTCGGAAAATCCCTCAAGAATCCCAAAGGTTGAAGTCTCCATAGTGGAAATTTACAATAATGACATTTTTGACCTTCTGGCCAAAGACAGCATTGCAGCCGTGTCAGGGGTCAAGCGTGAGGTGATGACAGCCAAGGATGGATGGACAGAGGTTGTGCTGCTGGCCTCTGA GGCTGTCGGCAGCGCCTCAAAACTGATGGAGCTCGTTCGTGGAGGTCTGCAGCTCAGGGCGAAGCACCCCACCCTGGTGCACGCGGATTCCTCCAGGTCTCACCTGATAATTACGGTGACTCTAACCACAGCTGCTTGCTCTAACAGCACTG TAGACCAAGCCTGCAGTGCCACCCTCCCCAGGGAGCGAACAGAGGCAGGAAGGGCAGGAAGGGCAGGAAGGAGCCGCAGAGCTTCTCAAGGGGCCTCGGCTCCACAGCCGGTTCCTGGGCACCCCGCAGGGCGTGCGGAGCAGGTGCAGGCCCGGCTGCAGCTCGTGGACTTGGCTGGCAGCGAGTACACTG gaGGCGACGCGAAGTTACTGGTGATTCTCTGCATTTCTCCCAGCCAGAGGCACCTGGCGCAGATGTTGCAGGGCCTGGGTTTTGGGATCCCAGCTCGGCAAGTCCAGCGAGGCCCTGCCTGA